From the genome of uncultured Cohaesibacter sp., one region includes:
- the flgF gene encoding flagellar basal-body rod protein FlgF — translation MPSSLYVSLSAQVAMENRMNSIARNVANINTAGYRAEEISFSETLTNAGKNDVSFVSMGDTYISRRQGAITKTDNPLDVAIEGEAWFSIQRGDEVAYTRDGRLTINQAGMLTTVNGEPILSTGGAPIQLDPEGASPIIQEDGEIVQNGQAQGRIGLFEISEDDKLTRYGGSAVSIDGVAFPVQDPTRARVVQGYVEGSNVNAMTEMAKLIMVSRTFESAAKAMETSENAQQEAIRELGSES, via the coding sequence ATGCCGTCTTCACTTTATGTATCGCTATCCGCGCAGGTGGCGATGGAAAACCGCATGAATTCTATCGCCCGTAACGTGGCTAACATCAACACCGCTGGTTATCGGGCAGAAGAGATCAGCTTTTCTGAAACCCTGACCAATGCGGGCAAGAATGACGTCAGCTTCGTGTCCATGGGCGATACCTACATTTCTCGTCGACAGGGTGCGATCACCAAGACTGACAACCCTCTTGATGTCGCCATCGAGGGTGAAGCCTGGTTTTCGATCCAGCGCGGTGATGAGGTTGCCTATACCCGTGACGGTCGTTTGACCATCAACCAGGCGGGCATGCTGACCACCGTGAATGGCGAGCCGATCCTGTCGACAGGCGGTGCTCCGATCCAGCTTGATCCTGAAGGAGCCTCGCCGATCATTCAGGAGGATGGCGAGATCGTCCAGAATGGTCAGGCACAAGGCCGGATCGGACTGTTCGAAATTAGCGAGGATGACAAACTCACCCGTTATGGCGGTTCGGCGGTCTCCATTGATGGCGTTGCCTTTCCCGTTCAGGATCCGACCAGAGCCAGAGTTGTTCAGGGCTATGTCGAGGGTTCCAACGTCAATGCCATGACTGAAATGGCCAAACTGATCATGGTCAGCCGCACGTTCGAAAGTGCTGCCAAAGCCATGGAAACATCCGAGAATGCGCAGCAAGAAGCCATTCGCGAATTGGGAAGCGAGTCATGA
- the fliI gene encoding flagellar protein export ATPase FliI has product MDNMTSSDAQVSHPRYIRTSKLDRLQGVVRLLQDETTSVRTCGEVTQITPGYYGISGLDKHVCIGDCVELDVKRAHGRGPARAEIIRIDEGKVYAKPYSQHLDVGIGTRVFCMGPVQLNPDSSWTGRVIDALGRPIDGRGMLVPGREQVALESDPPPAMERALIDKPVRTGVRAVDLFTPLCVGQRIGVFAGSGVGKSTLLAMFAKALDFEIVVVALVGERGREVREFIEGTLGDALKKSIVVVATGDESPMMRRQAPKTAMAIAEFFRDQGKSVLMIMDSATRFAQAARDVAMASGEPAVARGFTPSVFSELPRLLERAGPGIQPDSADQPCGAITGIFAVLVDGDDHNDPVADSIRGILDGHIVLDRAIADQGRYPAINVLSSVSRMANKAWSKNETQLIMKLKGMIARFEETRDLRLLGGYTKGLDPDLDHALTLIPRIYDILCQAPYDSLSQSEVQDPFRALSDALTAQEAAKG; this is encoded by the coding sequence ATGGATAACATGACATCCAGCGACGCGCAGGTTTCTCATCCGCGCTATATTCGCACCAGCAAGCTTGATCGGCTTCAGGGCGTTGTTCGCCTGTTGCAAGACGAGACCACCTCTGTTCGAACCTGTGGTGAGGTTACGCAAATCACGCCGGGCTATTATGGCATCAGCGGGCTCGACAAGCATGTCTGTATTGGCGATTGCGTTGAGCTGGACGTGAAACGTGCCCATGGACGAGGTCCGGCACGGGCAGAAATCATCCGTATTGACGAAGGCAAGGTCTACGCCAAGCCCTACAGCCAGCATCTTGATGTAGGCATCGGGACCCGTGTGTTCTGCATGGGTCCGGTTCAGCTCAACCCGGATTCGAGCTGGACAGGGCGCGTGATCGATGCGCTGGGCCGCCCGATTGATGGTCGTGGAATGCTCGTTCCCGGTCGTGAACAGGTCGCTCTTGAAAGCGATCCGCCGCCAGCGATGGAACGCGCGCTCATCGACAAGCCTGTGCGTACGGGTGTGCGTGCGGTTGATCTCTTCACTCCTCTCTGCGTCGGTCAGCGCATTGGCGTTTTCGCTGGATCCGGGGTTGGGAAATCTACGCTTCTGGCCATGTTTGCCAAGGCGCTTGACTTCGAAATCGTTGTAGTAGCCCTCGTTGGTGAGAGGGGGCGCGAAGTGCGTGAGTTCATCGAGGGAACCCTCGGGGACGCGCTCAAGAAATCAATCGTGGTTGTCGCCACGGGCGATGAAAGTCCGATGATGCGTCGACAGGCACCTAAGACCGCCATGGCCATCGCCGAATTCTTCCGCGACCAGGGCAAGTCCGTGTTGATGATCATGGACTCGGCGACCCGCTTTGCGCAGGCCGCCCGAGATGTTGCGATGGCATCGGGAGAACCGGCCGTTGCTCGTGGCTTCACGCCTAGCGTCTTTTCCGAACTTCCACGCCTGCTTGAACGGGCTGGCCCGGGCATCCAGCCTGACAGTGCTGATCAGCCTTGTGGTGCGATCACGGGGATCTTTGCGGTGCTTGTCGATGGTGATGATCACAATGATCCAGTTGCCGACTCCATTCGCGGCATTCTCGACGGCCACATCGTTCTGGATCGGGCGATCGCCGATCAGGGCCGCTATCCGGCGATCAACGTGCTGTCTTCGGTCTCGCGTATGGCAAACAAGGCATGGTCGAAGAATGAAACCCAGCTGATCATGAAGCTCAAGGGCATGATTGCCCGGTTTGAGGAAACGCGCGATCTGCGCCTGCTCGGCGGCTATACCAAAGGCCTCGACCCGGATCTCGACCATGCGTTGACCCTCATTCCGAGGATCTACGACATTCTGTGCCAAGCCCCTTATGACAGCCTCAGCCAGTCTGAAGTGCAGGATCCTTTCCGCGCTTTGTCCGATGCCTTGACCGCACAAGAAGCCGCTAAGGGGTAA
- a CDS encoding rod-binding protein, which produces MAISIPSDLVLDVVRAADPVEQQNATMRLGTSSSLTSTSAELASVEAALKGDEQKDFKNTYSSIARPAFLTDEVSGSTRYNMSPNRSDLGVKFEAMLLSQFLGEMLPRDSEAFFGKGTAGEIWRSMMVEQLGDQLARSNAVGLADYLKIPNTSKTVTQG; this is translated from the coding sequence ATGGCGATTTCCATTCCTTCCGATCTGGTTCTCGATGTGGTCCGCGCCGCCGATCCTGTCGAGCAGCAAAATGCCACCATGCGACTTGGTACCTCCTCTTCTCTCACCTCAACTTCGGCAGAGCTTGCCTCTGTCGAAGCCGCCCTGAAGGGAGACGAACAGAAGGACTTCAAGAACACCTACTCCTCAATCGCAAGGCCTGCTTTCCTCACTGATGAGGTCAGTGGTAGCACGCGCTACAACATGTCGCCCAATCGCTCGGATCTGGGGGTCAAGTTCGAGGCCATGCTGCTCAGCCAGTTTCTGGGTGAAATGCTGCCGCGCGATTCCGAAGCATTCTTTGGCAAAGGTACGGCCGGCGAAATCTGGCGGTCAATGATGGTTGAACAGCTTGGCGACCAGCTTGCCCGTTCGAATGCAGTCGGTCTTGCCGATTATCTCAAGATCCCTAACACCAGTAAAACCGTTACACAGGGTTGA
- the flhA gene encoding flagellar biosynthesis protein FlhA, with translation MSDLNVVAGVGLPQEKNSRDVGFAFGIVIILTILFLPIPAFLIDIGLSLSIALSILILMVALWIQKPLEFSSFPTILLIATMLRLSLNIATTRMILSQGHEGLHAAGAIINGFSQFVMSGDFVIGLIVFAILVIVNFLVITKGATRIAEVGARFTLDAIPGKQMAIDADLNAGLIDEKEAQSRRRELEEESSFFGAMDGASKFVRGDAIAGLIITAVNIFGGIVIGATRYDMSLGEASDVFTKLSVGDGLVSQIPALIVSLAAGLLVSKGGTRGSAEKAVMGQLGKYPRALFVASSLMVILAIMPGLPFLPFAILAFIMAFTGYTIPRKLADAQREVDKKVAAAARQKEMDERMSVKQNLKAPEIELCLGKQLTAQMLTSRGDLANRVGKMRRKFAEEYGFVVPDIQLTDSLSINPKSYEIRIHGTVIASHELRVGELLVLSGPDKTGVLPGEPTREPAFGMPGIWVPAAYADEIKRIGMDSVDNTSVVLTHLSEVIRNNLPQLLSYKDMRSLLDRLDKEYKRLIDDICPAHISYSGLQAVLKLLLAERVSIRNLHLILEAIAEIAPHVRRSEQVVEHVRIRMGQQICGDLAKGGKLPVIRLGNKWDLAFHDALKRDAKGEVVEFDIDPHLVEQFGEDLTKLVRDKSSNHQHYAILTTPDARSYVRMIVERLFPTLPVLSHLEVVRGVDLITIGNVS, from the coding sequence ATGTCAGACCTCAACGTCGTCGCAGGTGTTGGCCTACCACAGGAAAAGAACAGTCGCGACGTTGGCTTCGCCTTCGGTATCGTCATTATTCTGACGATCCTGTTCCTGCCCATTCCCGCCTTTTTGATTGATATCGGGCTTTCCTTGTCGATTGCCCTGTCGATCCTGATCCTGATGGTGGCTCTGTGGATTCAGAAGCCGCTCGAATTTTCCTCCTTCCCCACCATTCTGCTGATTGCGACGATGTTGCGCCTGTCGCTCAATATTGCGACGACGAGGATGATCCTGTCTCAGGGTCACGAGGGGCTACATGCCGCCGGGGCCATCATCAACGGCTTCTCGCAGTTCGTGATGAGTGGCGACTTTGTCATCGGTCTCATCGTTTTCGCCATTCTGGTGATCGTCAACTTTCTCGTCATCACCAAGGGTGCGACCCGTATCGCCGAGGTCGGCGCGCGCTTCACCCTTGATGCCATTCCCGGCAAACAGATGGCGATTGACGCCGATCTCAATGCCGGTCTGATCGACGAGAAGGAAGCACAATCCCGCCGCCGGGAACTGGAGGAGGAAAGCTCTTTCTTCGGTGCCATGGATGGTGCGTCCAAGTTCGTGCGCGGGGATGCGATCGCCGGTCTTATCATTACCGCCGTCAACATCTTCGGCGGCATCGTCATCGGTGCGACGCGCTATGACATGAGCCTTGGCGAAGCGTCTGACGTCTTCACCAAGCTCTCGGTCGGGGACGGTCTCGTTTCCCAGATCCCTGCCCTGATTGTTTCTCTTGCTGCCGGTCTCCTCGTCTCCAAGGGTGGCACGCGCGGCTCGGCTGAAAAGGCCGTCATGGGCCAGCTCGGCAAATATCCGCGGGCCTTGTTTGTGGCATCGAGCCTGATGGTTATTTTGGCCATCATGCCGGGCCTGCCGTTCCTGCCGTTTGCCATTCTGGCGTTCATCATGGCCTTTACCGGTTACACCATTCCGCGCAAGCTCGCTGACGCCCAGCGTGAAGTCGACAAGAAAGTCGCTGCGGCCGCTCGTCAGAAAGAAATGGACGAGCGCATGTCGGTGAAACAGAACCTGAAAGCGCCAGAGATCGAACTTTGCCTTGGCAAGCAGCTGACCGCTCAGATGTTGACCTCGCGTGGCGACCTTGCGAACCGCGTTGGCAAGATGCGCCGAAAGTTCGCCGAAGAATATGGCTTTGTGGTTCCCGACATCCAGCTGACGGATAGCCTCAGCATCAATCCGAAAAGCTATGAAATCCGCATCCATGGGACTGTTATTGCCAGCCATGAGCTGCGCGTGGGCGAGCTTCTGGTGCTGTCCGGTCCCGACAAGACCGGAGTTCTTCCCGGTGAGCCGACCCGTGAGCCAGCCTTTGGCATGCCGGGCATCTGGGTCCCCGCTGCCTATGCGGATGAAATCAAGCGTATAGGCATGGACTCGGTCGACAACACCTCTGTTGTTCTTACTCACTTAAGCGAAGTGATCCGAAATAACCTGCCGCAGCTTCTGTCCTACAAGGATATGCGCTCCCTGCTTGACCGTCTCGACAAGGAATACAAACGCCTCATCGACGACATCTGCCCGGCGCATATTTCCTACTCGGGTCTTCAGGCGGTTCTCAAGCTGTTGCTTGCCGAGCGCGTCTCGATCCGCAACCTTCACCTGATCCTTGAAGCGATTGCCGAGATTGCGCCGCATGTGCGGCGGTCCGAGCAGGTCGTGGAACATGTCCGCATTCGCATGGGGCAGCAGATCTGTGGTGACCTTGCAAAAGGTGGCAAGCTTCCCGTCATTCGTCTTGGCAACAAGTGGGATCTCGCGTTCCACGATGCACTCAAGCGCGATGCAAAGGGCGAAGTCGTCGAGTTCGACATCGATCCGCATCTGGTGGAACAATTCGGGGAAGACCTGACCAAGCTCGTGCGCGACAAATCCAGCAATCATCAGCATTACGCCATTCTGACGACGCCGGATGCCCGCAGTTATGTTCGCATGATCGTGGAACGCCTGTTCCCCACCCTTCCTGTCCTGTCTCACCTTGAGGTGGTTCGCGGGGTCGATCTCATTACCATTGGCAACGTATCATAA
- the fliR gene encoding flagellar biosynthesis protein FliR, whose amino-acid sequence MSWLQPNVLVAVFLIFCRIGACLMVVPGFSSTRVSPSIRLFIAVAISLALTPMLIAQVQPIVGDANAARVLFLIVAEMMIGAVIGLIGRIFVAALQTMGNFAAMSMNLSGMAGAPIDDSEPVPALVNLMTLTAVAMIFIAGLHWQIIDGLVASYSAVPPAMIIDAQDMLIQLTDALREAFILALRIASPFVFYAVVVNLALGLINKLTPQIPVYFIAMPFVIAGGLFLLMFVFGEMMGIFVDQLSQVLNR is encoded by the coding sequence ATGTCCTGGCTTCAGCCCAATGTGCTTGTTGCGGTTTTTCTGATTTTCTGCCGCATTGGTGCCTGCCTTATGGTGGTGCCTGGCTTCAGCAGTACTCGGGTCTCCCCGAGTATTCGCCTGTTCATTGCCGTGGCCATCTCATTGGCCCTCACCCCGATGCTGATCGCACAGGTTCAGCCCATTGTGGGCGATGCCAATGCTGCGCGGGTACTCTTTCTCATCGTCGCTGAAATGATGATCGGAGCCGTGATTGGCTTGATTGGGCGTATTTTTGTAGCTGCTTTACAGACCATGGGCAACTTTGCCGCCATGTCGATGAACCTCTCCGGCATGGCCGGTGCGCCTATCGATGACAGCGAGCCGGTTCCTGCCCTCGTCAACCTGATGACCCTCACGGCCGTTGCCATGATTTTCATTGCCGGTTTGCATTGGCAAATCATTGACGGGTTGGTTGCTTCCTATAGTGCAGTTCCTCCCGCTATGATCATTGATGCACAGGACATGCTCATCCAGCTGACCGATGCTCTGCGTGAAGCCTTCATTTTGGCTCTTAGGATCGCCAGCCCGTTTGTTTTCTATGCTGTTGTTGTCAACCTGGCGCTCGGGTTGATCAACAAACTCACCCCGCAGATCCCTGTCTATTTCATTGCCATGCCGTTCGTTATTGCCGGCGGTCTTTTCCTGTTGATGTTTGTCTTTGGGGAAATGATGGGAATTTTCGTCGACCAACTGTCTCAAGTACTTAACCGCTAA
- a CDS encoding flagellin — translation MSNSILTNASAMTALQTLNATNKSMEEVQNRISTGKRVSSAEDNAAYWSIATTMKSDNAALSAVQDALGLGAATVDTMYTAMNSTVDVVTEIKAKLVAAKQPGVDRSKIQSDITELQNQLASIADSAVFNSENWLSADTTAGGYNSVKNIVASFSRAGGSVTIETIDLDISNTLLFDSGAQTGILDTDLTADPIMTGLTGTNLTGNSVSDFDISALTDSAVDLADLDLVIAAVDQQLGAITDAATNLGSVKTRVDLQKDFVDALTDALDRGIGQLVDADMNEESTRLKALQVQQQLGIQALSIANSSSDNILSLFR, via the coding sequence ATGTCTAACAGTATTCTGACCAACGCTTCTGCAATGACCGCTTTGCAGACCCTGAACGCTACCAACAAATCCATGGAAGAAGTTCAGAACCGCATCTCCACCGGCAAACGTGTATCTTCTGCTGAAGACAACGCTGCCTACTGGTCCATCGCTACCACGATGAAATCGGACAACGCCGCTTTGTCCGCTGTGCAGGACGCTCTTGGTCTTGGTGCTGCTACCGTTGATACCATGTATACGGCAATGAACTCCACCGTCGATGTGGTCACTGAAATCAAGGCAAAACTGGTTGCTGCCAAACAGCCTGGCGTTGATCGTAGCAAAATCCAGTCTGACATTACCGAGCTACAGAACCAGCTCGCAAGTATTGCAGACTCTGCTGTGTTCAACTCTGAAAACTGGCTCTCGGCTGATACAACTGCTGGCGGATACAACTCTGTTAAAAACATCGTTGCTTCGTTTAGCCGCGCTGGTGGCTCTGTCACCATCGAAACCATCGACCTTGATATCAGCAACACCCTTCTGTTCGACTCTGGTGCTCAGACCGGTATCCTTGATACCGACCTGACCGCAGATCCGATCATGACTGGTTTGACCGGCACGAACTTGACGGGCAACAGTGTTTCTGACTTCGACATCAGCGCACTGACTGACTCCGCCGTTGATCTTGCTGACCTTGACCTTGTCATCGCAGCTGTTGATCAGCAGTTGGGTGCCATCACCGACGCTGCAACCAACCTGGGTTCCGTTAAAACCCGCGTTGACCTGCAGAAAGACTTCGTTGATGCACTGACGGATGCTCTTGACCGTGGTATCGGCCAGCTCGTTGACGCTGACATGAACGAAGAGTCCACCCGCCTTAAAGCTCTGCAGGTTCAGCAGCAGCTGGGTATTCAGGCTCTTTCGATTGCCAACTCCAGCTCCGACAACATTCTGTCCCTGTTCCGCTAA
- the fliF gene encoding flagellar basal-body MS-ring/collar protein FliF encodes MPGSEQAEKIWANLMELGPKRLMALGIIGVLTLVLVGGGAYLLSRPQMTTLYSGLDRDDITRIGSALQDAGIQFDVNTESSAVLVSYSATTKARMLLAERGLPRGKSAGYELFDDLGSLGLTSFMQEITRVRAIEGELGRTIQSMKDVQAARVHIVFPEKGSFRAKDQPPSASVVIKTLGSGDAKTAQAIRHLVAAAVPGMVPGKVTVMDSTGTLLASGSGEENSSAGEMEGLASRISSRIQENIRKTLTPYLGLSNFQVSVNTTLNTDKQRIAETIFDPNSRIERSVQTVRASESAQNASSQRPTTVEQNLPDSDVNARGEDQSIEENERREETVNYEISSKKVEQTREGYDIERLSIAVLVNRQHLIQSLGEDPSEDAIHEALDSHMEEIRALASSSAGFDEARGDQIKVSMVNFEIGTGDLAPLEPISITQVLLRQSGNIANAVSILVVSGLLIWFGLRPAVNSLLPKLIANDNDVPAIEESLEPDLAMTGGVESTIHGPLLEDLSRKLEASPIRKLEQVVDLHEEQSAAILKQWFYQTENA; translated from the coding sequence ATGCCAGGTAGTGAACAAGCCGAAAAAATTTGGGCCAATCTGATGGAGCTGGGGCCGAAACGCCTCATGGCGCTGGGCATTATCGGCGTGTTGACGCTGGTGCTCGTCGGCGGTGGAGCCTATCTGCTGTCGAGGCCTCAGATGACCACCCTTTATTCCGGTCTCGACCGGGATGATATCACCCGGATCGGTTCCGCACTTCAGGATGCCGGGATCCAGTTTGACGTCAACACCGAGAGTTCTGCGGTACTCGTCAGCTATTCGGCGACCACTAAGGCGCGCATGTTGCTCGCGGAACGCGGGTTGCCACGTGGCAAGAGCGCTGGCTACGAGCTGTTCGACGATCTCGGGTCGTTGGGTCTCACCTCCTTCATGCAGGAAATCACCCGAGTGAGGGCGATTGAGGGCGAACTTGGTCGAACGATCCAGTCGATGAAGGATGTTCAGGCCGCAAGGGTCCACATCGTTTTTCCCGAAAAAGGCTCCTTCCGTGCCAAGGACCAGCCGCCGTCCGCCTCCGTTGTGATCAAGACGCTCGGCTCGGGGGACGCAAAGACTGCACAGGCCATTCGTCATCTCGTTGCCGCCGCCGTGCCGGGCATGGTACCGGGCAAAGTGACCGTGATGGATTCAACAGGCACACTGCTTGCCTCCGGAAGCGGGGAAGAGAACAGCTCCGCAGGTGAAATGGAAGGTCTGGCATCCCGAATTTCCTCGCGCATTCAGGAGAATATCCGCAAGACCCTGACCCCCTATCTCGGCCTGTCCAACTTCCAGGTGTCGGTGAACACCACCCTGAATACGGACAAGCAGCGGATTGCCGAAACGATCTTTGATCCCAACAGCCGCATTGAGCGGTCTGTACAGACGGTTCGTGCCAGTGAGAGCGCCCAGAACGCTAGTTCCCAGCGCCCGACGACGGTCGAGCAGAACCTCCCCGACAGCGATGTGAATGCCCGGGGCGAGGACCAATCCATCGAAGAGAATGAACGCCGCGAAGAGACCGTCAACTACGAGATTTCGTCCAAGAAGGTGGAACAGACCCGCGAAGGCTATGACATCGAACGACTGTCCATTGCCGTTCTTGTCAACCGTCAGCATCTGATCCAGTCATTGGGCGAGGATCCCAGCGAAGACGCCATCCACGAGGCTCTCGACTCCCATATGGAAGAAATCCGTGCTCTTGCTTCGTCTTCAGCCGGATTTGATGAGGCCCGTGGTGACCAGATCAAGGTTTCCATGGTGAACTTTGAAATCGGAACTGGTGATCTTGCTCCGCTCGAGCCGATCTCTATCACGCAGGTTCTGCTGCGTCAGTCTGGCAACATTGCCAACGCGGTGAGCATCCTTGTGGTGTCCGGCCTGCTGATCTGGTTCGGTCTTCGTCCCGCCGTCAATTCCCTGCTGCCGAAACTTATCGCCAACGACAATGATGTTCCGGCGATTGAAGAGAGCCTTGAGCCCGACCTCGCCATGACTGGCGGGGTGGAAAGCACCATCCACGGGCCGCTGCTCGAAGATCTGTCACGCAAGCTCGAGGCTTCGCCCATTCGCAAGCTTGAGCAGGTGGTTGATCTTCATGAAGAGCAGTCCGCCGCCATCCTTAAACAGTGGTTCTACCAGACGGAGAATGCATGA
- a CDS encoding MotB family protein: protein MTKIDEHELIIVRRRPDHDSYEPKTGVWKIAHADFMTAMMAFFLVMWLISTTDDAAKREIAQYFNPVKLAEMSQYQKGVADPEAKSGSADSEASSQVVKDGTAYSTENISSEIQKFGEAGNRTYFEGATTSEVLPTYTEAEIFSDPYGVLNRIMMSADPSLARAVQQASERAMEEASIGNKGGTALRDPFDPLYWQLQPDEAADSQSTADVKPARVDPLLGEAEDKFSGLITGPDPVSRVSMGPALGDRLASVTEGLEASPSLSDGADKLLEENLLEENLPHDETAKAGGNLPMLGEKTADPVEQKSGEQASDMKLASAEKAEAGDAATGEEKPSQRLARYRAALEEEMNRAPKLDVTNELSVQDKGDGLLIDVTDSPTWGMFAVGSSEPSAQSIALLEKIARSLSSIDGKIIIRGHTDGRPFRGKDYDNWRLSTARAHMARFMLIRGGLDEKRLLRVEGYADQQLKHPDHPEADDNRRIEILVQPTAGAN from the coding sequence TTGACCAAAATTGACGAACACGAATTGATCATCGTTCGTCGCCGTCCTGACCACGATTCCTATGAGCCCAAGACCGGTGTCTGGAAGATCGCTCATGCCGACTTCATGACGGCCATGATGGCATTTTTCCTTGTCATGTGGCTGATTTCAACGACCGATGATGCGGCAAAACGCGAGATCGCCCAATATTTCAATCCGGTCAAGTTGGCCGAAATGTCCCAATATCAGAAGGGCGTGGCGGACCCCGAAGCAAAATCTGGTAGCGCCGACTCTGAGGCGTCTTCGCAGGTGGTCAAGGACGGCACGGCCTATTCGACCGAAAATATCTCATCCGAGATCCAGAAGTTCGGCGAAGCTGGCAACCGCACCTATTTCGAAGGGGCCACGACGTCTGAGGTTCTTCCGACCTATACCGAAGCCGAGATTTTCTCCGACCCTTATGGTGTTCTCAACCGGATCATGATGTCAGCAGATCCCTCGCTGGCGCGTGCGGTTCAGCAGGCAAGTGAGCGGGCCATGGAAGAAGCGTCCATTGGCAACAAGGGCGGGACCGCGCTACGAGATCCGTTTGATCCCCTTTACTGGCAGCTGCAACCCGACGAGGCTGCGGACAGTCAGTCGACTGCCGACGTGAAACCAGCCCGTGTGGATCCGCTGCTGGGTGAAGCCGAAGACAAGTTCTCCGGTCTGATCACCGGTCCTGATCCTGTGTCCCGTGTTTCTATGGGGCCTGCGCTGGGTGACCGTCTGGCGTCCGTGACGGAAGGTCTCGAAGCTTCACCTTCCCTGTCTGACGGAGCCGACAAACTGCTGGAAGAAAACCTACTGGAAGAAAATCTGCCGCACGATGAAACTGCTAAGGCTGGCGGAAATCTGCCAATGCTTGGTGAGAAGACGGCAGATCCTGTTGAGCAGAAATCGGGTGAACAAGCCTCCGACATGAAACTGGCAAGTGCCGAGAAGGCAGAAGCCGGGGACGCTGCAACTGGAGAAGAAAAGCCCTCTCAACGCCTTGCTCGCTATCGTGCTGCACTTGAGGAAGAGATGAACCGTGCTCCGAAACTCGATGTTACCAACGAGCTTTCCGTTCAGGACAAGGGCGATGGTCTCCTGATCGATGTGACGGACAGTCCGACCTGGGGCATGTTCGCGGTCGGCTCCAGCGAGCCATCGGCCCAGTCGATTGCGCTGTTGGAAAAGATTGCCCGCAGTCTCTCCTCCATCGATGGCAAGATCATCATTCGTGGCCACACCGATGGCCGGCCTTTCCGCGGCAAGGATTATGACAACTGGCGCCTGTCGACGGCTCGCGCCCACATGGCCCGGTTCATGCTCATTCGCGGTGGTCTTGATGAAAAACGTCTGCTGCGTGTCGAAGGCTATGCCGATCAGCAGCTCAAGCACCCTGATCATCCGGAGGCAGATGACAACCGGCGCATTGAAATCCTTGTCCAGCCAACCGCAGGAGCAAATTGA